Proteins encoded together in one Prosthecobacter debontii window:
- a CDS encoding ABC transporter substrate-binding protein, which yields MKRTLIFGIPLVAIGVAFWAVWQVRQLQTPSEAVVMMLPDGIPALNPFLPTSEAERQLLDLLHEPLVRLDGQGRLSPGLASTWGWHQRVSCIYASSQALQAAQRRLAEVSEELRQLWGLEEVTTEGQILSLRFASPASARVDDALQALKEDPPQPLAFLRVEGSSRPLLEEFFQSSGRALRLWFDTNGACEVVTSRSLYQLREAAAAFFAEKKQETPKLTVFAEVAALVEPVLDFELNVNRATWADGSPVTAADVDATVQHVNRAGYPVAGREGFQHIQSIAAQGSRGVRVTYRRSYGAALASWVGLPILPQKWLAASQDVEGPPPGAGAWQIQSQSSRQLSLVPKTDAEAATGSSLQVMAASPALQARVALAAGALDIVWPGSDGAELYQESLLTFQPAPPHNRLLALCNVRSSRLSELPVREALFLGLNRHALLSEGADGVARLAEMLFPPGLWLSPAPEPAAYDLQAARQKLESAGWLPDVTGVAKKGGQALKFNLLVTTGNPQRERLGRLIAEQWAELGAQVTVQLVAPEDFVGDHLAPGKFDVALVGLDYELAWDQTAFWHSAQIESGLNFSRVADAQLDLLLEALAAEFDASQLPARAQAVQDRLMALRPALPLIGDLQQMGLRKSRFPQLEKPDPYRPMTLRGLLRDNGSSSLQMRPPDE from the coding sequence ATGAAGCGGACTCTTATCTTTGGCATTCCCCTGGTGGCGATTGGTGTCGCCTTCTGGGCGGTATGGCAGGTCCGCCAATTGCAGACACCTTCGGAAGCGGTCGTGATGATGTTACCCGACGGCATTCCTGCTCTAAATCCTTTTTTACCGACCTCGGAGGCAGAGCGGCAGTTGCTGGACCTTCTGCACGAGCCGCTGGTTCGGTTGGATGGACAGGGAAGGCTCAGCCCGGGGCTTGCCTCCACCTGGGGCTGGCACCAGCGGGTGAGTTGCATCTACGCGTCTTCCCAGGCTTTGCAGGCGGCTCAGAGAAGATTGGCTGAGGTTTCAGAGGAGTTGAGGCAGCTTTGGGGATTGGAGGAGGTGACCACGGAGGGGCAGATCTTGTCTCTACGCTTTGCCAGCCCAGCTAGCGCCCGGGTGGATGATGCCTTGCAAGCCTTGAAAGAAGACCCGCCTCAGCCCTTGGCCTTTTTGCGAGTGGAGGGGTCTTCTCGACCTCTGCTGGAAGAGTTTTTTCAGTCGTCGGGTCGGGCTCTGCGTCTTTGGTTTGATACCAACGGCGCCTGCGAGGTAGTGACTTCTCGTTCACTCTATCAGCTCAGAGAGGCCGCTGCGGCTTTCTTTGCAGAGAAAAAACAAGAGACGCCCAAATTGACCGTCTTCGCTGAGGTGGCTGCTCTGGTGGAGCCCGTGCTGGACTTCGAATTGAATGTCAACCGGGCTACCTGGGCGGATGGTTCACCAGTGACGGCTGCGGACGTGGATGCCACCGTTCAGCATGTGAACCGTGCGGGTTATCCCGTGGCGGGACGGGAGGGATTTCAGCACATTCAGTCCATCGCGGCGCAGGGCAGCCGTGGAGTGCGTGTCACTTATCGGCGCAGTTATGGCGCGGCTTTGGCCAGTTGGGTTGGGTTGCCGATTTTGCCTCAAAAATGGTTAGCCGCCTCGCAAGATGTTGAAGGGCCTCCGCCTGGGGCAGGGGCTTGGCAGATTCAGTCCCAGTCGAGCCGACAGCTTTCCCTAGTGCCGAAGACGGATGCTGAGGCTGCTACCGGAAGTTCGCTGCAGGTAATGGCGGCATCTCCGGCGCTTCAGGCTCGGGTGGCTCTGGCGGCGGGGGCCTTAGACATCGTCTGGCCGGGGAGTGATGGCGCTGAGCTGTATCAGGAATCTCTGCTGACCTTTCAACCTGCGCCGCCTCACAATCGTTTGTTAGCGCTATGCAATGTCCGCTCGTCTCGCCTTTCCGAGTTGCCCGTGCGTGAGGCTTTGTTCTTGGGGTTGAATCGTCACGCTCTGCTTTCAGAAGGCGCAGATGGTGTGGCACGGCTGGCCGAGATGCTGTTTCCGCCGGGTTTGTGGCTTTCACCGGCCCCGGAACCGGCGGCGTATGATCTACAAGCCGCGCGGCAAAAGCTGGAGTCGGCGGGCTGGTTGCCGGATGTTACAGGCGTGGCGAAAAAGGGAGGTCAGGCTCTGAAGTTCAACCTCCTCGTTACGACGGGCAATCCCCAGCGTGAGCGTTTGGGCCGATTGATCGCCGAGCAGTGGGCGGAGTTGGGGGCACAAGTCACGGTGCAGCTCGTGGCTCCAGAGGATTTCGTGGGCGACCATTTAGCGCCAGGGAAGTTCGATGTGGCTCTGGTGGGGTTGGATTATGAATTGGCCTGGGATCAAACGGCGTTTTGGCACAGCGCGCAGATCGAGTCGGGTCTGAATTTCTCTCGGGTGGCCGATGCTCAGCTTGATCTTCTATTGGAAGCTTTGGCAGCGGAGTTTGATGCCAGTCAATTGCCGGCTCGCGCACAAGCGGTGCAAGATCGACTCATGGCTCTCCGCCCCGCGTTACCGTTGATTGGTGATCTCCAGCAGATGGGCCTTCGCAAGAGCCGCTTTCCTCAGCTTGAGAAACCCGATCCGTATCGCCCCATGACCTTGCGCGGTCTTTTGCGGGATAATGGCTCATCCAGCCTGCAAATGCGGCCGCCGGATGAATGA
- a CDS encoding ABC transporter ATP-binding protein, protein MASLLSIRDLKIEFRRHGGPPAQAVKGLSLELRQGESIAIVGESGSGKSATALALARLLPEPPASITAEHLSIAGHEVLKMSEKELRKIRGKEIAYIFQEPTTSLNPVLTVRTQIGEALALHRPEVKDRDAEILSWLRLVGITEPEKRLRAYPHELSGGMQQRVMIAMALCCQPKLLIADEPTTALDVTIQKQIMELLADLRKRLDMSLILITHNFGIIKDVADRVAVMFRGEIVETGPTAEILTNPKHPYTQALLDCVPRMGQKQPRLRTIDYAALTPKA, encoded by the coding sequence ATGGCATCCCTCCTCAGCATCCGTGACCTGAAGATCGAGTTCCGCCGCCATGGAGGACCTCCCGCTCAGGCGGTGAAAGGACTCAGCCTGGAACTCCGGCAGGGCGAGTCCATCGCCATTGTCGGGGAGAGTGGCAGTGGTAAAAGCGCCACCGCCTTGGCCCTAGCACGCTTGCTTCCCGAGCCCCCCGCCAGCATCACGGCGGAGCATCTCAGCATCGCTGGACACGAGGTGCTGAAGATGAGTGAAAAGGAGCTGCGTAAAATCCGCGGCAAGGAGATCGCCTACATCTTCCAAGAGCCCACCACTTCACTGAATCCCGTCCTCACTGTCCGCACCCAGATCGGTGAGGCTCTGGCTCTCCATCGCCCCGAGGTGAAGGATCGCGATGCCGAGATCCTCAGTTGGCTGCGCCTCGTCGGCATCACCGAGCCGGAAAAACGTCTGCGTGCCTACCCGCACGAACTCAGCGGAGGCATGCAGCAGCGTGTGATGATCGCCATGGCCCTGTGCTGCCAGCCCAAGCTGCTCATCGCTGACGAACCCACCACGGCACTGGACGTCACCATTCAGAAACAGATCATGGAACTCCTGGCTGATCTGCGAAAGCGCCTGGACATGAGCCTGATCCTCATCACCCACAACTTTGGCATCATCAAAGACGTGGCGGATCGGGTGGCGGTCATGTTCCGTGGCGAGATCGTCGAAACCGGGCCCACCGCCGAGATTCTCACGAATCCCAAACACCCCTACACCCAGGCTCTCCTGGACTGCGTGCCACGCATGGGGCAAAAACAGCCCCGTCTGCGCACCATCGACTATGCAGCGTTGACACCAAAGGCATGA
- a CDS encoding DUF2726 domain-containing protein yields MQLIAPNTDTRIALEWKYQAKPLLSSTEAHFHTVLASLSDGRCHILCKPRLADFLDHGHDKVAFNKISQKHVDFLVCRTGDWMPMLAIELDDASHEKKAAKERDMLVNAIFAQVGIPLVRIHCSEVQQVDQLVQKLSHAWQHRWQLLEKNPMP; encoded by the coding sequence ATGCAGCTCATCGCACCGAATACGGATACACGGATCGCTCTCGAGTGGAAGTATCAGGCCAAGCCGCTCCTCAGCTCCACTGAGGCCCACTTTCACACCGTCCTCGCCAGTCTTTCGGATGGCCGCTGCCACATCTTGTGTAAGCCGCGCCTGGCGGACTTCCTTGATCATGGGCACGACAAGGTTGCCTTCAATAAAATCAGCCAAAAGCATGTGGACTTCCTCGTCTGCCGCACCGGAGACTGGATGCCCATGCTCGCCATTGAGCTGGACGACGCCAGCCACGAGAAAAAAGCCGCGAAAGAGCGGGACATGCTCGTCAATGCCATCTTTGCCCAGGTGGGCATCCCCCTCGTCCGCATCCATTGCAGCGAGGTCCAGCAGGTGGATCAGCTCGTACAAAAGCTCTCCCACGCCTGGCAGCACCGCTGGCAGCTCCTGGAGAAAAACCCCATGCCGTAA